In a genomic window of Siniperca chuatsi isolate FFG_IHB_CAS linkage group LG1, ASM2008510v1, whole genome shotgun sequence:
- the cartl gene encoding cocaine- and amphetamine-regulated transcript-like, with amino-acid sequence MIILQWAFGRGYMSQYKRGEGPVGGGSISCGSAATLCSTSPDQLPPAGTTSSSSSSSSSSTGTRTTDSSRMLRGLLFVGLLSVICHGQASQEVSAEDFGVDKPEPAADRDLLEALEAVLGRMHNRISSTEKRGSIPLCGMGDRCAMKFGPRIGKLCDCGRGANCNSYLLKCI; translated from the exons ATGATAATCCTGCAATGGGCTTTCGGGCGGGGCTATATGAGTCAATATAAGAGAGGAGAAGGTCCGGTGGGGGGAGGGAGTATCTCCTGTGGATCTGCTGCGACCCTCTGCTCCACCAGTCCAGATCAGCTGCCTCCTGCCGggaccacctcctcctcttcctcctcctcttcctcctccaccggGACCAGGACCACGGATAGCTCCAGGATGCTCCGCGGGCTGCTGTTTGTCGGCCTGCTGTCCGTCATTTGTCACGGCCAGGCGTCCCAGGAAGTCTCCGCAGAGGACTTTGGAGTGGACAAACCAGAGCCAGCCGCAGACAGAGACCTG TTAGAAGCACTGGAGGCTGTGCTGGGCAGGATGCATAATCGCATTTCCTCCACTGAGAAAAGAGGAAGCATCCCACTG TGTGGGATGGGTGACCGGTGTGCCATGAAGTTCGGGCCTCGCATCGGGAAGCTCTGCGACTGCGGCAGAGGAGCCAACTGCAACTCCTACCTGCTCAAGTGCATCTGA